A part of Chloroflexota bacterium genomic DNA contains:
- a CDS encoding LacI family DNA-binding transcriptional regulator, with product MMITIKEIAKAAGVSPSTVSNALNGKPNVSEKVRERIFALCKELNYQPNPASKGLKSGKSKTLLFVFSDFDRQFYLQIIKGINQYTNLRGYDLLVCSAKSCAKFMHPSITCGSIILDRRVHDQLILQKASVDYPIISLDRPLNQEGAKSILLDNYSVMSELIEGLYKRGYRKFAYLAGVEGTLDNKERYSAMMDILSSHDIKIPPEYHLHGDYTEQSGYQAAKILLLSKKLPEIVISANDDMAFGMIDAFKENGLQVPEDIAVTGFDDEKPAEALGLTTISVPNFERGYLATQHLINCIDGEGDFSPITINASVAWRSGSVLNEIDIN from the coding sequence ATTATGATCACAATCAAAGAAATTGCCAAAGCTGCCGGGGTTTCCCCATCAACGGTCTCAAACGCCCTCAACGGGAAACCTAATGTCAGCGAAAAAGTCCGGGAACGGATCTTTGCTTTGTGCAAGGAGCTGAATTACCAGCCCAACCCAGCCAGCAAAGGTCTCAAGTCAGGCAAAAGCAAGACCCTCCTGTTCGTTTTCAGTGATTTTGACCGCCAATTTTATCTTCAGATCATCAAGGGAATAAACCAATATACAAATCTTAGGGGATACGACTTATTGGTCTGTTCTGCGAAATCCTGCGCCAAATTTATGCACCCCAGCATCACCTGCGGCTCCATCATCCTTGATCGCCGGGTTCATGACCAATTAATCCTCCAAAAAGCCTCCGTTGACTACCCAATCATCTCTCTGGACCGCCCTCTCAACCAAGAAGGCGCAAAAAGCATCCTATTGGATAACTATTCCGTCATGAGCGAGCTTATCGAGGGTCTATACAAGCGTGGTTATCGCAAGTTCGCCTATCTGGCCGGCGTTGAGGGAACGCTGGATAACAAGGAAAGATACAGCGCTATGATGGATATCCTGAGTTCACATGACATCAAGATTCCCCCAGAGTACCATCTCCACGGCGACTACACGGAACAAAGCGGCTATCAGGCAGCAAAAATACTACTGCTCTCCAAGAAGCTGCCTGAAATTGTCATTTCCGCCAATGACGACATGGCCTTCGGGATGATTGATGCATTCAAGGAAAATGGCCTCCAAGTACCGGAGGATATAGCTGTCACAGGTTTTGATGATGAAAAACCCGCAGAAGCGCTGGGGTTAACCACCATTTCCGTGCCTAATTTTGAGCGGGGATACCTCGCAACCCAGCACCTAATAAATTGCATTGACGGTGAAGGCGATTTCTCACCCATCACCATTAACGCCTCTGTCGCCTGGCGGAGCGGGTCTGTACTCAATGAGATAGACATTAATTAG
- a CDS encoding sortase: MTRKEEIFHHAHPRSTKPFFIIIIILVTAFIPISGFNLSEVNAEDLNLPPETYYAGTDTDLRGDDRYSSAFNIGFDFTYFGNTYSTFQATTNGLIYFGGGDYYHYANSPIPSTGTPNNAIYAFWDDLYSYDDTQLVLYRTIGEVGSRELIVQWTNYGYFASDLPMGTFQVILYEGTNNIRIQYRQLLTASRSYGQSATIGLENAAGTAAVQYSYDTESLDPEQSILFTPSGSTYVYNSGAAYEGVYLYADYPPPNVPALISPANGSAGVTTSPTFDWDDTIGADAYNLVVSTNSNLSSPIINQTNLNGTSYSASGLSVGPTYYWGVEAVNAYGSTWSSIWNFTTAAGNSAPNDIILSNNSISQGLPSGTTVGGLSTTDPDAGDTHTYALVAGAGSSDNASFSISSSTLLTAVSLSAGDYTIRIRSTDSGSPALYVEESFTITVTEANVAPTDISLSSTTINENVPANATVGTLSTTDANSSDSFTYTLVAGTGDTDNNAFGISGSSLTINSSPDYETKSSYSIRIRSTDLGGLSTDKQFTIQVNDLSENTTTTITSDTPDPSVVGQNYTVSVSVAPSSGAGMPSGSVQIGDGVNFCTASLSAGTGSCSLPSTSAGTKTITANYSGVTGWLISSDTESHSVAKADTTTTITSITPEPSELGGDYTIYMTVTTNAPSTSLISSGTINVTVGTTTTGVPITNGQASLLVTGNSTGTVTIIATYLGDASHFNTSSDTENHEVEDTTPPDVEIDQETGQNDPTNSSPILFNVDFSESVTGLTGDDISFTGSTAPGTLAASVLGSGASYSVSVSGMTGSGLVVISIPADSAFDPSNNGNTASNNIDNSVTFDITNPTVTIDQSSGQADPTALSPILFDVEFSEAVTGFTASDVSFAGSTTPGTLSGAITGSGTTYQVSVSGMTGSGTVVVSIPANSAIDQVGNNNEASTSTDNSVEYDVTPPTVTINQASTQSDPTNASPIVFDVVFSESVTGFTGTDVDLTSSTAPGTLSAAVSGSGATYQVSVSGMTDSGLVIASIPSDSAVDAANNANEDSTSTDNSVIYDVTDPTVTVEQAPTQIDPTRFTPINFEVTFDEPVTGFDPSDIDFTGSTAPGTLSAAIGGTGPIYNVLVSGMTDSGLIVVSIPANAAVDASGNNNEASTSTDNSVTYDVTPPTVTINQGSTQPDPTNTEPIVFDVIFSEEVIGFEDTDLVVAGMVNPPVIVINGSGDTYTVEITGLTDGETVTVDISENSVVDNSGNENSASSSTDNSVSYDITSIQIMEAGVIGWPGNLVIQNDKKYTRRFTEIEINFDSDAYDPPENDDPDDVTNPENYYLLQPGDNGEFDVATCDVAHNLELSGLDDIAITVGPVTYENNAGAGPFIATLTVNNGTNLPLGKYRLMICGSTTIMDLAENPLNDGEDAILDFTLIKLPDELPLTGFNQSGVTTLPEQTLSSAYNSSGMVLSLPGLGVSAQIVGVPLESDGWNTSWLGNDAGFLEGSAFPTTVGNTVITGHIWTSTNKPGIFLDLNTLRFGDEVRIYAWGRVHTYKVLSNYLVSDTNVSNVMQSEIADWLTLLTCDGYDPETGTYAYRRVVRAILVSIE; encoded by the coding sequence ATGACCCGCAAAGAAGAGATCTTTCACCACGCGCACCCTCGTAGCACCAAGCCCTTTTTCATCATTATAATAATCTTAGTAACTGCATTTATTCCCATTTCCGGTTTTAATTTATCAGAAGTCAATGCAGAAGACTTAAACCTACCACCTGAGACTTACTACGCTGGCACAGATACCGATCTTCGAGGCGACGACAGATATTCTTCTGCATTTAATATCGGGTTCGATTTTACTTATTTCGGAAACACCTATTCTACATTCCAGGCCACAACCAATGGCCTGATCTATTTCGGGGGTGGTGACTATTACCATTATGCAAATAGTCCGATTCCCAGCACAGGCACCCCAAACAACGCCATATACGCTTTTTGGGATGATCTGTATTCCTATGACGATACGCAACTGGTACTTTACCGAACCATCGGCGAGGTAGGAAGCCGCGAATTGATAGTCCAATGGACGAACTATGGTTACTTTGCTTCCGATCTGCCCATGGGAACATTTCAGGTCATTTTATATGAAGGCACAAACAACATCCGCATCCAGTACCGACAGTTATTAACAGCCTCCCGCTCATATGGCCAGTCTGCAACCATTGGCCTGGAAAATGCTGCCGGTACTGCCGCCGTTCAATATTCCTACGACACTGAAAGCTTGGACCCTGAGCAATCCATCCTTTTCACACCCAGCGGTTCGACATACGTCTATAACAGCGGCGCTGCCTATGAAGGCGTATACCTTTATGCAGACTATCCCCCACCAAACGTTCCCGCTCTGATTTCTCCCGCTAATGGTTCTGCTGGCGTTACCACCTCGCCGACTTTTGATTGGGATGACACTATCGGTGCAGATGCTTATAATTTGGTTGTCTCAACCAATTCCAATCTCTCCTCCCCCATCATCAATCAAACCAATCTGAACGGAACTTCCTATTCTGCCAGCGGCTTATCTGTTGGTCCAACCTATTATTGGGGTGTTGAGGCGGTCAACGCTTATGGCAGCACCTGGTCAAGCATTTGGAATTTCACAACAGCCGCAGGCAACTCAGCGCCGAATGATATCATCCTCAGTAACAATTCCATCAGTCAGGGCCTCCCCTCTGGAACCACGGTTGGAGGCCTATCCACCACTGATCCGGACGCTGGCGATACACATACTTACGCACTGGTAGCAGGCGCTGGCAGTTCGGATAACGCCAGTTTCTCCATCTCTAGCAGTACATTGCTAACAGCCGTCAGCCTCTCCGCCGGTGATTACACAATCCGTATCCGCTCCACAGATAGCGGTTCCCCTGCGCTATACGTTGAAGAATCTTTCACCATCACCGTAACGGAAGCTAATGTTGCCCCCACGGATATCAGTTTATCATCTACAACAATCAACGAAAACGTCCCCGCAAACGCAACGGTTGGTACATTGTCAACCACGGACGCGAATAGCAGCGACAGTTTTACCTACACTTTAGTCGCTGGCACTGGGGATACTGACAATAATGCTTTCGGCATTTCTGGATCGTCGCTCACAATTAACAGCAGCCCGGATTACGAAACAAAAAGCAGTTATTCCATCCGAATCCGTTCTACCGATCTTGGTGGCCTTTCTACTGACAAGCAATTCACGATTCAGGTCAATGATCTATCCGAAAACACGACAACAACTATCACATCTGACACACCAGATCCATCTGTTGTTGGACAGAATTACACAGTCTCAGTATCCGTTGCACCATCTTCAGGTGCCGGTATGCCCTCCGGGAGTGTTCAAATCGGCGATGGTGTCAATTTCTGCACCGCATCTCTATCCGCAGGAACAGGGAGCTGTTCATTACCTTCGACATCGGCAGGCACTAAGACGATAACAGCCAACTATTCAGGAGTTACAGGATGGCTTATATCTTCCGATACCGAATCACATAGCGTGGCCAAAGCTGATACGACAACAACTATCACTTCCATCACCCCAGAGCCATCCGAATTGGGTGGTGACTATACTATTTACATGACGGTGACTACAAATGCACCGAGTACTAGTCTCATCTCCAGCGGCACGATTAATGTGACCGTTGGTACAACCACGACTGGGGTCCCAATTACTAATGGCCAAGCCTCACTGCTTGTGACAGGAAATTCCACTGGAACTGTCACCATTATCGCGACCTATTTAGGTGATGCCAGTCACTTCAACACATCCTCAGATACGGAAAACCATGAGGTCGAAGATACAACCCCTCCAGACGTTGAAATTGATCAGGAGACGGGACAGAATGACCCAACAAATTCCAGTCCAATTCTATTCAATGTAGATTTCTCTGAGTCCGTGACTGGACTCACTGGCGATGATATCAGTTTCACTGGCAGCACTGCACCCGGCACCCTGGCAGCCTCAGTTTTAGGATCAGGCGCCTCCTATTCTGTTTCGGTCAGCGGCATGACCGGCAGTGGTTTGGTCGTCATTTCCATCCCCGCCGATAGTGCTTTTGACCCATCCAATAACGGCAACACAGCCTCCAACAACATTGATAATTCTGTTACCTTTGATATCACCAACCCCACAGTCACCATCGACCAATCTTCTGGTCAGGCTGATCCAACCGCATTGAGCCCAATTTTATTCGATGTCGAGTTCAGCGAGGCTGTGACAGGCTTCACAGCCAGCGATGTCAGTTTTGCTGGCAGCACTACTCCCGGCACTCTCTCCGGAGCCATCACTGGTTCTGGCACAACTTATCAGGTCTCAGTCAGCGGCATGACCGGATCTGGTACTGTCGTCGTATCAATCCCAGCTAATTCAGCAATTGACCAGGTTGGAAATAACAACGAGGCCTCAACCAGCACTGATAATTCAGTAGAATATGATGTGACCCCACCTACGGTCACCATCAATCAGGCCTCAACCCAATCAGACCCGACCAATGCATCACCAATCGTCTTTGATGTGGTATTTAGCGAATCGGTCACAGGTTTCACTGGCACCGATGTTGACCTGACCAGCAGCACAGCCCCTGGAACGCTCTCAGCGGCTGTCAGCGGCTCCGGAGCGACATATCAGGTCTCAGTATCAGGTATGACGGATAGCGGCTTAGTGATCGCCTCAATACCGTCTGACAGCGCTGTGGACGCAGCCAACAATGCCAACGAAGATTCCACCAGTACGGATAATAGCGTGATCTATGATGTGACGGATCCAACCGTTACCGTTGAACAAGCTCCAACCCAAATCGACCCCACTCGCTTTACGCCCATCAACTTTGAAGTCACTTTTGATGAACCTGTCACGGGCTTCGACCCCAGTGATATTGACTTTACCGGCAGCACGGCGCCCGGCACTCTCTCCGCTGCAATTGGCGGGACAGGGCCGATCTACAATGTCCTGGTGAGCGGGATGACCGACAGTGGCTTGATCGTTGTTTCAATTCCCGCCAATGCCGCTGTGGATGCCTCTGGCAACAATAACGAGGCTTCAACCAGTACGGATAACAGCGTTACCTATGATGTCACGCCGCCAACCGTCACAATCAATCAAGGCTCAACACAACCAGACCCAACCAACACAGAACCCATCGTATTCGATGTCATATTCAGTGAAGAAGTCATTGGTTTTGAGGATACTGATTTGGTCGTTGCCGGCATGGTCAACCCACCAGTCATCGTCATTAATGGCTCCGGTGACACCTATACGGTTGAAATCACCGGCCTAACGGATGGCGAAACGGTTACCGTTGATATCAGCGAGAACTCGGTCGTGGATAACTCCGGTAATGAAAACAGCGCTTCGTCAAGCACCGATAACAGTGTATCCTACGACATCACCTCAATTCAAATCATGGAAGCAGGCGTCATTGGCTGGCCGGGCAATCTGGTCATTCAAAACGACAAGAAATATACCCGCAGGTTTACCGAAATTGAGATCAATTTCGACTCTGATGCCTATGATCCTCCTGAAAACGATGATCCAGATGATGTGACCAATCCGGAAAATTATTACCTGCTCCAACCCGGAGATAACGGAGAATTCGATGTAGCTACCTGTGATGTTGCCCACAATCTTGAGTTAAGCGGCTTGGATGACATTGCTATTACCGTTGGTCCCGTCACTTATGAAAACAACGCAGGTGCTGGACCATTCATTGCCACACTCACAGTTAATAATGGCACCAACCTGCCACTTGGGAAATATCGGTTGATGATTTGCGGCTCAACCACCATCATGGATCTGGCCGAGAATCCTCTGAACGACGGTGAAGATGCCATTTTGGACTTCACCCTCATCAAACTGCCGGATGAACTGCCTCTTACGGGCTTCAACCAGAGTGGTGTCACGACCCTTCCCGAACAAACACTATCGTCTGCTTACAATAGCTCCGGCATGGTACTCTCTTTGCCGGGGTTAGGTGTCAGCGCTCAAATTGTGGGCGTTCCGCTGGAAAGTGATGGCTGGAACACTTCCTGGCTGGGCAATGATGCAGGTTTCCTTGAAGGCAGCGCTTTCCCAACCACGGTAGGCAACACCGTCATCACCGGCCATATCTGGACTTCGACGAACAAGCCAGGGATCTTCCTCGACCTGAATACGTTGAGGTTTGGTGACGAAGTTCGCATCTACGCCTGGGGCAGAGTGCATACCTACAAGGTGTTAAGCAATTACCTGGTCAGTGATACCAACGTCTCGAATGTCATGCAAAGCGAAATTGCGGATTGGCTGACACTGCTGACCTGTGACGGCTACGATCCCGAAACCGGCACCTACGCCTACCGCAGAGTTGTCCGGGCAATTTTGGTGAGTATCGAATAG
- a CDS encoding uracil-DNA glycosylase: MNKIQALSQIVTEVNDLTDSPLYSYRKENGYYPVPGEGDPEARLLFIGEAPGKLEAETGRPFVGRAGKDLDGLLEANGLERKEVFITNIVKDRPPGNRAPTKAEIKLYAVFLIRQIEIIQPKVIATLGRYSMEFMLTHFDLPEKHEKIGALHGQPLSALSFYGNVILFPLYHPAAIFYNRKLEPELAADFAKLVSLL; this comes from the coding sequence GTGAATAAAATTCAAGCCCTGTCCCAAATCGTAACCGAGGTTAATGATCTGACTGATTCACCTCTCTATTCCTATCGGAAAGAGAATGGTTATTACCCAGTCCCCGGTGAGGGCGATCCAGAGGCTAGGCTGCTCTTTATCGGTGAAGCGCCGGGAAAACTCGAAGCCGAGACCGGCAGGCCTTTCGTCGGCCGGGCAGGGAAAGATCTCGATGGGCTTCTGGAAGCCAATGGGCTTGAGCGTAAAGAAGTATTCATCACAAACATCGTAAAGGACCGGCCACCAGGTAATCGAGCGCCCACCAAAGCTGAAATCAAGCTCTATGCTGTTTTTCTCATCCGCCAGATTGAGATCATCCAACCAAAGGTTATCGCCACCCTGGGACGTTACTCTATGGAGTTCATGCTGACCCATTTTGACCTACCCGAAAAGCACGAAAAGATAGGTGCACTGCATGGGCAGCCCCTGAGCGCTTTGTCATTTTATGGGAATGTGATTCTCTTTCCTCTTTATCACCCTGCAGCCATTTTCTATAATCGCAAATTGGAGCCTGAATTAGCAGCAGACTTTGCGAAATTGGTTTCACTGCTTTAA
- a CDS encoding ABC transporter permease, with protein MKAFQVLLKAGFGCSSGNNCAILTTLQFATPLIFMGLSAAVAFRVGLFSIGQMGQMLLGAAAANWIASRFTLPFVIHPLTALIAAILFGMTYAILPALLKLHFNINEILSTILLNYIALYLVGFIPSGFGQWIPESARIPSLTPTTKLNLGFFIALAIVALSLIWFYRTASGYETRMSGDNKTFAKYGGVNSIRAIYVGMMISGALAGLAGGIEILGVHYRFVDNFTSSDVFDGVMVALLGSAHPIGILFSSFVLGGVRLAAMTGLSIQLGIPRSIGGMIVSTMVIVMGAEGVYTKIKEIFTKILAKSQKLLTNKKPS; from the coding sequence TTGAAGGCATTTCAGGTCCTCCTAAAAGCAGGCTTTGGTTGTAGCAGCGGCAATAATTGCGCCATCCTTACAACGCTTCAATTCGCAACCCCGCTGATCTTTATGGGCCTGTCTGCAGCGGTCGCCTTTCGGGTCGGTCTCTTTAGCATTGGTCAGATGGGACAAATGTTATTAGGCGCTGCAGCCGCTAATTGGATTGCCAGTCGATTTACCTTGCCATTCGTCATCCATCCTTTGACAGCCCTCATTGCAGCTATTCTATTCGGCATGACCTATGCCATCCTCCCCGCACTCCTAAAGCTCCATTTCAATATCAACGAGATCCTCTCGACCATCCTGTTGAATTACATCGCTCTCTATCTGGTCGGTTTCATCCCTTCGGGTTTTGGACAGTGGATACCCGAAAGCGCCCGGATACCTTCATTGACACCAACAACCAAGTTAAACCTTGGATTCTTTATCGCGCTCGCCATCGTCGCCTTATCGCTCATTTGGTTCTACCGAACCGCCTCCGGGTATGAGACCCGTATGTCCGGTGACAATAAGACTTTTGCGAAGTATGGCGGTGTCAACTCCATTCGAGCCATCTATGTGGGTATGATGATTTCAGGTGCGCTGGCCGGTCTGGCAGGCGGGATCGAAATCCTGGGTGTTCATTATCGTTTCGTGGATAATTTCACCAGTTCTGATGTCTTTGATGGCGTGATGGTTGCCCTGCTGGGGTCAGCCCACCCCATTGGGATATTGTTCTCATCCTTTGTCCTCGGTGGTGTCCGGCTGGCAGCCATGACTGGGCTCTCCATTCAATTGGGTATTCCCCGTTCCATCGGTGGAATGATTGTCTCAACAATGGTCATTGTGATGGGTGCAGAGGGTGTCTATACGAAGATAAAAGAAATCTTCACGAAAATACTCGCTAAATCCCAGAAACTTCTAACAAATAAAAAACCGAGTTGA
- a CDS encoding nucleoside phosphorylase: MEFHIKAQPEQVSRYVLCPGSQRRAARIAERFDDMEKVADDRGIVVYTGYYKGVKLTSCGTGMGGPAVAICMEELANLGTDTFVRVGSCGVFQEDQGPGDIIIASGTVREGGTANAYLPIEFPAVPTYEVLETLVKTAVALEIPYTVGVGIAGDAFYSPRELYEPGLLKKAGLVSVEMESDTLFIVGQFRGLRTGALYASDGTNNEIKPVWGEEKYLQGELDMITIALESMLAIAKNDNAG, encoded by the coding sequence ATGGAATTCCATATTAAAGCACAACCTGAACAGGTATCCCGCTATGTCCTTTGTCCAGGCTCCCAACGCCGGGCGGCACGGATTGCGGAACGATTTGATGACATGGAGAAGGTTGCTGATGATCGTGGGATCGTGGTTTACACGGGCTATTACAAGGGTGTGAAACTGACCTCCTGTGGCACCGGCATGGGCGGCCCAGCCGTTGCGATTTGCATGGAAGAACTGGCGAATTTGGGTACTGACACCTTTGTACGGGTGGGGTCCTGCGGCGTTTTCCAGGAGGACCAGGGACCTGGCGATATTATCATCGCCAGCGGCACTGTGCGGGAAGGGGGCACTGCCAATGCCTATCTACCCATAGAATTCCCTGCTGTGCCCACCTACGAGGTCCTGGAGACCCTGGTGAAAACAGCAGTTGCCCTTGAGATCCCATATACCGTTGGTGTGGGCATCGCTGGGGATGCCTTTTACAGCCCACGAGAGCTCTATGAACCGGGCTTGTTAAAAAAGGCAGGCTTGGTTTCCGTGGAAATGGAAAGCGATACCCTTTTCATCGTTGGTCAATTCCGCGGCCTGCGGACTGGCGCTCTATATGCCTCTGATGGGACGAATAATGAAATTAAACCGGTCTGGGGTGAGGAAAAGTACCTGCAAGGTGAGTTGGATATGATCACCATTGCCCTGGAGAGTATGCTGGCGATCGCCAAGAATGACAATGCAGGCTAA
- a CDS encoding ABC transporter permease — MQDFLNFFTIPLFSSAIRLGTPIILAALGGAICNRAGVLNLALEGKMLLGAFLGIISAYYIQHNPFLPMPPVASTYLALVVAMLSGGLLGAFFAFLYIKYKVNLVILAIAINLMLLELTVFMMRVMFGQVGTWSDPSIVQLPDIELPVIKNIPVLGELLSGYNIIVYAAVVLSIVGYFVLFHTKFGRHIRAVGENIEAARTVGINVNRVQIFALVISGALAALGGAFLSVGHLTLFTRNMSNGRGWLGISAALFGFNHPIGVYFSGLFFGFADAAAIRLQNVTELPPSLVQVLPFIATIVALVLVALRAKLATLINKRKYFSSREMQTHKEAEPVDAE; from the coding sequence ATGCAGGATTTCCTTAACTTCTTCACCATACCGTTATTTTCTAGTGCCATTCGCCTGGGAACACCAATCATCCTGGCAGCTTTAGGTGGCGCAATTTGTAACCGGGCAGGTGTGTTGAACCTTGCACTGGAAGGGAAAATGCTTCTGGGCGCGTTCCTGGGAATCATCAGCGCCTATTACATTCAGCATAACCCGTTCCTGCCAATGCCACCGGTTGCGAGTACCTATCTGGCACTGGTTGTAGCCATGCTCTCGGGCGGTCTGTTGGGCGCTTTCTTTGCCTTCCTTTACATCAAATATAAGGTGAACCTGGTGATCCTGGCAATTGCCATCAACCTGATGTTGCTGGAACTGACCGTCTTTATGATGCGTGTGATGTTCGGCCAGGTGGGTACCTGGTCCGATCCCAGCATTGTTCAGCTACCGGATATTGAGTTGCCAGTTATCAAGAATATCCCAGTCCTTGGTGAACTGCTGAGTGGTTATAACATCATCGTATACGCAGCGGTCGTCCTCAGCATCGTAGGATATTTTGTCCTGTTCCACACGAAGTTTGGCCGCCATATCCGCGCCGTTGGTGAGAATATCGAAGCGGCTCGCACGGTTGGCATCAACGTGAACCGGGTGCAGATCTTTGCCCTGGTGATCAGTGGCGCACTGGCAGCCCTTGGTGGTGCTTTCCTTTCGGTTGGGCATTTGACCCTCTTCACCCGTAATATGAGTAATGGCCGAGGCTGGTTGGGCATTTCAGCAGCCCTCTTTGGCTTCAACCATCCGATTGGTGTTTATTTCTCGGGGCTGTTCTTTGGCTTTGCAGATGCAGCAGCTATCCGGCTTCAGAACGTGACTGAACTTCCGCCAAGCCTGGTGCAGGTGCTGCCTTTCATCGCGACGATTGTCGCCTTGGTGTTGGTTGCCCTGCGGGCCAAACTTGCTACATTGATCAATAAACGGAAATATTTCAGCTCACGAGAGATGCAAACTCACAAGGAAGCTGAACCCGTTGATGCTGAATAG
- a CDS encoding ABC transporter permease — protein MDIEKKKKFTNALLVPVLAIVSGLIVAALLVLTTGKSPLDAYKVLFNSGFNCESLQRCTFVTTLERSTPLILTGLSALVAFRTGVFSLGQEGQMMLGAVTAAWLGHALDLPYVIHPIVIILAAVVIGGLYGYIPGVLKVKLGVNELISTIMLNEVAILFLEWVVNFPLRADAGSAAHSFIIKETAWLPSFLPSSRWGVGFVIAIIMAAVIYFLLWRTSTGYEQRMSGNAPRFAKYGGIKNEKAALRGMIISGALAGLAGAIEVMGVNHRIMTGYSTGLGFDGVSVAILGQTHPIGVVIVAILFAGVRLGAQLGLQIQLKVPRELGGVIIAFIILFVASDNFFLGGINWVRNKVAKFKERKAIKEGGE, from the coding sequence ATGGATATAGAAAAAAAGAAGAAATTTACAAATGCACTGCTAGTCCCTGTGCTGGCTATTGTCTCCGGTTTGATCGTGGCTGCATTGTTAGTCTTGACGACTGGAAAATCACCATTGGATGCATACAAAGTCCTTTTTAATTCCGGCTTTAACTGTGAAAGCTTGCAACGCTGTACCTTCGTGACCACCCTAGAACGGTCTACACCGCTGATTTTGACGGGGCTTTCTGCCCTGGTAGCATTCAGAACGGGTGTGTTCAGTCTCGGTCAGGAAGGCCAAATGATGCTAGGTGCGGTCACAGCAGCCTGGCTGGGCCATGCCCTGGACCTCCCTTATGTCATTCATCCCATTGTCATTATTTTGGCAGCGGTGGTGATCGGTGGCCTATATGGATACATCCCCGGTGTTTTAAAGGTGAAACTTGGGGTTAATGAGCTGATTTCGACGATCATGCTGAATGAGGTCGCGATTCTATTTCTGGAGTGGGTGGTGAACTTCCCTCTGCGTGCGGATGCGGGTTCAGCTGCTCACTCATTTATCATCAAAGAAACCGCATGGTTGCCTTCGTTCCTGCCTAGCTCACGTTGGGGAGTGGGTTTTGTGATCGCCATAATCATGGCGGCGGTCATTTACTTCCTCTTGTGGCGTACTTCCACCGGATACGAACAGCGGATGTCAGGTAACGCACCTCGATTTGCCAAATATGGCGGCATAAAGAATGAAAAAGCAGCCTTACGCGGCATGATTATCAGCGGTGCCTTGGCCGGGTTGGCTGGTGCGATTGAGGTAATGGGCGTGAATCACCGGATCATGACCGGTTATTCCACTGGCCTTGGTTTTGATGGCGTTAGTGTGGCCATTTTGGGCCAGACCCATCCAATCGGCGTGGTGATTGTTGCCATCCTGTTTGCTGGTGTCCGTTTAGGCGCTCAACTGGGACTGCAAATTCAGCTCAAAGTGCCAAGAGAATTAGGCGGTGTGATCATCGCATTCATCATCCTCTTTGTTGCTTCGGATAATTTCTTCCTCGGCGGCATCAATTGGGTCCGTAACAAAGTTGCTAAATTCAAAGAGAGAAAAGCCATCAAGGAAGGAGGTGAATGA